The sequence GTCCTGAGCCAGGATCAAACTCTCCATTAAATTGAAAAGTTTATATTAGTTGGTTAGTTTCTAGTTGGTTAGTTGGTTAGGTTGCCCTGTCCAACTATCTACTGTCCACTAACTACTTAATTAACTGACTTCAGACTTTCGTCTGGTTTTAATCACTTTAAACTCAAATTCGAAATTAACTTTTACCAAGTTATATTTCTTATGGTATAGTGCTGTTCAATTTTCAAAGAACTGTCAGTAGCTCGTGCTACTTTTTTGTTTCATCACCTCTCGGCGACAAAGACTATCTTATCATTTTTTATTCATATTGTCAATACTTTTTTATTTTTTATTTTTCAAAAGTGTTGCTTGCTCTATATTGTTACCTTTAGGCATTTTTTATTTTGAAAATTAAAATGTTGCTCGTGTTAAGCAACGAAGATTACTATATCATTAATTATCTTGTTAGGTCAATGTAAATTATTGGTTTATTTTATTAAATTAAGGTCAAAAAAACCTAACGCGGAATTTAAATAGAGATTACGGGAATTCTGGAGTTAGTTTTTGAGGATTATAATGAATTTAAAACATTAGCCACTAATGGCACTATTAAATAGGTCAAGAATTTCACTAACTTACACAAAAGATTTTATTAATTTTAGTGTCAGTTAGTGTAGAGGTTTTTAGTGAAGTTAGTGGCAATGGTTTATCAAGACCCTACTTCCATAGCTTTTGGTGTAAATTGGTGGGGTTTTGTTGGTGCAAGATGATGTCCAAAGGTTTAATGTTTAAGGTTTAAGGTTTAATGTTTAATGTTTGAATATTAAAGTTAAACCTGTTTGACACAGGCAAATTAAAAACCCCCGTTTGCTAGAAACGAGGGTTCAGGATTATTTCTTTGGATGTTTTTCGATGAATATTGCGCAGTCTGGACATACTGATTGACAGATTCCACAGGCAATGCACTTATCTTGGTCTGTAGTTTCTACAGCTGGTGTACCATAAACACCTAACTCTTTAGACCAAGTAATGATTTTAACTGGACATTTTTCTATACAAAGACCACAGCCTTTACATAATTCTGAGAACATGTGAAAGTTTGCCTTAGCACCATCTTGAACTCTTGATTTATATTCCTTTGCCATTTGTGTGCACCTCCCCTTAAAGAACCTTATCTACTAGGTTCATACCTCTTTCAAGGGCCTTGAAGTTCAATTCCCTTAATTCAGGCTTTGCATCGAATTTGCTACCAAGTTTAAGCTCAATAGCTTCTTTTATTTTCTCGATAGGTAAAACACCTGTTGCCTTAATAACAGCACCTAAAATCATGATGTTAAATACCCTTGGGTGTAGTTCGTTTTTAGCAATATCATTTGCTGGAATTCCGATTACAGCCTTAGCATTTGTAGGCAATGTAGCGGTAAATTCTGCTTCATCATCTGTTAGGCTAGTAGGTCTTTGAGAGCGAGGATCTGCCTCAACTCCTTGAATACCAATTGCACGATCGTCAATTTCAGCTGCTTGAAGTGTAGAACTATCGTAGATAAATACTGTGTTTGGTCCTACATATCTTTTAGTTCTTTCAATTGATCTATCACTTAGTGCAACAACTATATCAGCAGTCTTAAACTTAGGTGATCCGATAACTTTATCATCTATTTGAACATAAGCTATAGAAACACCGCCCCTTTGTTCAACACCGAAGTTAGGGATATAAATAGCTTCTTTACCGCCATCATTAGCAGCTTCTGCCAAAATGTTAGCTACAGATTGAACACCTTGTCCACCTTCACCAGCTAATGCAATTTTATAAAGTTTTGACATGGCCTAGTCCTCCTTTTTTTGTGGAGCTTTTAATTCTCCAACCTTAAAGTATTGGGCCATATCTTTCTCAATAAACGCCCAAGTATCCTTAGCATTAGTCCTCCAGTTAGTTGGACAACCTGCTAATGCTTCAACAAAGGAAAACCCGTTTCTTTCAACTTGGTTTTGAAGTGCTTTTTTAATGAAACCTTTAAGTTGACGTACGTTTGAAACTGTACCTCTAGCTACATAAGCACCTTCTGGAGCAATAGCAGCTACCATTTCTGGTCCTTGAGTTGGGTTTCCTGTAAGTTCTACATCTCTACCGTATGGACTTGTTTCAGTCTTTTGGCCTGGAAGAGTAGTAGGAGACATTTGTCCACCTGTCATACCATAGTTTGTGTTGTTTACAAGAAGAACAAACATTTTTTCGTTACGAGCAGCAGCGTTAACTAAATGGCCTGACCCGATAGCATATCCACCACCGTCGCCCATATAAGCTACTCCAATCATTTCTTCTCTAGCCCTTGCCACACCTACGATAGTAGGAGTTGCTCTACCGTGGTGACATTGAACTGTATCACAGTTTAGGAAGTCCCATGCTAATAGAGAACATCCGATATCTACGCCGAAAATGATTTTTTCTTGAATTCCTAACTCGTCAATCGCCTCACCTAAAGCCTTAAGTACTAAACCATGACCACAGCCAGGGCAAAATTTATGAGGTTTTGTTTCCATATTCCAACTTTTTGGCACTAATGGTTGTTGCATAATATTTACCTCCTTCCGAATTAACCTTTAATATGTTTTATAATTTCGTCAGATGTAATACCTACACCTGGTTTTAGTAAAGTATCTAACTCAGTAGTCATACCATACAAGTATTCTTTTACTTGCTTAGTGAATTGGCCATATGCAGACTCAACAACTAAGATTTTCTTAGCATTTTTAACTGCTTCTCTCATCTCTTCTACTGGGAAAGGTCTAAGAGTAATTGGTCTAAAGTGACCTACTTTAAGACCGTCTTTTCTTAATTGGTCCACAGCAGCTTGTGCAGCCCTTGTAACAACACCATGAGCAACAATTACTACATCTGCATCTTCACAGTTAAACTGTTCATGTTCAACAATTTCTGGAGCAGCTGCTTCGAAGTCACGAGCAATTTCCATATTTCTTTGGTAAAGCTCTTCTTCAGTGTTATATGTGTTTCTTGGATATTGAACCTCTCTATCAACGCCTGGCATTCCAGGTTGTCCTAATGTAGCTTCAGGTTTTACTAGTTCAATTCCTCTTTCTTCTGGGTCATACATGGTTAAAGACTCTCTCATCTTCGCTTGGTATCCATCACCTAGAACGAATGTTGGGAATCTATAT comes from Alkalicella caledoniensis and encodes:
- a CDS encoding 4Fe-4S dicluster domain-containing protein, with translation MAKEYKSRVQDGAKANFHMFSELCKGCGLCIEKCPVKIITWSKELGVYGTPAVETTDQDKCIACGICQSVCPDCAIFIEKHPKK
- a CDS encoding thiamine pyrophosphate-dependent enzyme, translated to MQQPLVPKSWNMETKPHKFCPGCGHGLVLKALGEAIDELGIQEKIIFGVDIGCSLLAWDFLNCDTVQCHHGRATPTIVGVARAREEMIGVAYMGDGGGYAIGSGHLVNAAARNEKMFVLLVNNTNYGMTGGQMSPTTLPGQKTETSPYGRDVELTGNPTQGPEMVAAIAPEGAYVARGTVSNVRQLKGFIKKALQNQVERNGFSFVEALAGCPTNWRTNAKDTWAFIEKDMAQYFKVGELKAPQKKED
- a CDS encoding transketolase C-terminal domain-containing protein; translation: MAQKPIQGEKKVFMTGNEVCAWAALAAKADIMYGYPITPQNEIMHYWTRLAPKFDRKFLQTEDEISAGFTTLGGTLAGKKSFSATAGPGNTLFQEPMSMAEMMRIPAVVVIMQRGGPSTATVIYSQQEVTMTTFGGNGEGWRVVYSTASHQELYDYTIKSFNTAWKYRFPTFVLGDGYQAKMRESLTMYDPEERGIELVKPEATLGQPGMPGVDREVQYPRNTYNTEEELYQRNMEIARDFEAAAPEIVEHEQFNCEDADVVIVAHGVVTRAAQAAVDQLRKDGLKVGHFRPITLRPFPVEEMREAVKNAKKILVVESAYGQFTKQVKEYLYGMTTELDTLLKPGVGITSDEIIKHIKG
- a CDS encoding 2-oxoacid:acceptor oxidoreductase family protein, whose translation is MSKLYKIALAGEGGQGVQSVANILAEAANDGGKEAIYIPNFGVEQRGGVSIAYVQIDDKVIGSPKFKTADIVVALSDRSIERTKRYVGPNTVFIYDSSTLQAAEIDDRAIGIQGVEADPRSQRPTSLTDDEAEFTATLPTNAKAVIGIPANDIAKNELHPRVFNIMILGAVIKATGVLPIEKIKEAIELKLGSKFDAKPELRELNFKALERGMNLVDKVL